From a single Phocoena sinus isolate mPhoSin1 chromosome 1, mPhoSin1.pri, whole genome shotgun sequence genomic region:
- the LOC116764278 gene encoding ATP synthase subunit g, mitochondrial-like produces MAQFARNLAEKSPALVSAAVTHSKPRLATFWHYAKVELVPPTPAEIPTAIQILKKIINSAQTGSFKQLTVKEALLNGLVATEVWMWFYVGEIIDKRGIIG; encoded by the coding sequence ATGGCCCAGTTTGCCCGTAACCTCGCGGAGAAGTCCCCAGCGCTGGTCAGCGCTGCTGTGACTCACTCGAAGCCTCGATTGGCCACATTTTGGCACTATGCCAAGGTTGAGCTGGTTCCTCCAACCCCTGCTGAGATCCCTACAGCTATTCagatcttgaaaaaaattatcaatagTGCTCAAACTGGTAGCTTCAAACAGCTTACAGTTAAGGAAGCTCTACTGAATGGTTTGGTGGCCACTGAGGTGTGGATGTGGTTTTATGTTGGCGAGATCATAGACAAGCGTGGCATCATTGGCTAA